A genomic stretch from Fusarium musae strain F31 chromosome 9, whole genome shotgun sequence includes:
- a CDS encoding hypothetical protein (EggNog:ENOG41) encodes MAPHPDPSSLALRYAAENTINTITRRDLQNPTHTQQVTLGIIGVYVVAIAILWNVPYVRMVLWPFKMLVIAFHEFGHAFTALLTGGRVKSISLDPNEGGVTHFYGGSQGLTLPAGYLGSSIIGALLIFCGFNIVASKIASIVLGVCFLLTLWWGKRDWLTIATVLLAVGLLIACWFIEHAQALRFVVLFIGVMSSLYSVWDICDDLILRKVNESDASVFAKRYGGSSQCWGVIWGIISILFMAAGIVAGLAAFSQSFAQQEKDSQKFIPT; translated from the exons ATGGCTCCGCACCCGGATCCTTCATCGCTGGCTTTGCGATATGCAGctgaaaacaccatcaacaccataacCAGACGCGACCTCCAGAACCCAACTCACACTCAGCAAGTCACATTGGGCATCATCGGCGTCTATGTCGTCGCTATCGCTATTCTATGGAACGTTCCCTACGTCCGCATGGTTCTCTGGCCCTTCAAA ATGCTAGTCATCGCCTTTCACGAGTTTGGCCACGCCTTTACTGCTCTCCTCACAGGTGGACGTGTCAAGTCAATCAGTCTTGATCCGAACGAAGGTGGCGTGACTCATTTCTACGGCGGCAGTCAAGGCTTGACGCTTCCCGCTGGCTATCTCGGTTCTTCCATCATCGGCGCTTTACTCATCTTCTGCGGAttcaacatcgtcgccaGTAAAATCGCTAGTATCGTGCTCGGCGTTTGCTTCCTGCTAACGCTCTGGTGGGGAAAGCGTGATTGGCTTACCATCGCGACTGTGCTTCTCGCCGTTGGACTCCTCATCGCTTGCTGGTTCATCGAACACGCCCAAGCGCTGCGCTTCGTCGTCCTATTCATCGGCGTCATGTCTTCCTTGTACAGTGTGTGGGATATTTGCGACGATCTGATCTTGCGCAAAGTCAACGAGTCCGACGCAAGTGTTTTCGCAAAGCGATATGGTGGCTCGTCGCAGTGCTGGGGCGTCATCTGGGGTATTATTTCGATTCTTTTCATGGCCGCTGGCATTGTTGCTGGCTTGGCAGCCTTTTCGCAATCCTTTGCCCAGCAAGAGAAGGACTCACAGAAGTTTATACCTACCTGA
- a CDS encoding hypothetical protein (EggNog:ENOG41) has protein sequence MSGSYSIPGTFIGRPTQREDFSHETATVSLAGESYFFSGPARSYGSELEDYGEIADLYTEHDVERPSFLYLGPNKTFYTRVDDGTEEWELPQEIIREGLQVTPDAVRSAVDSLWLGVGDAWVAQYRDSRFRFDLKGQYANLEPVLRQKQDQEVSINALALNVADGKSYVCVFNDGDVVYEAGSARFDGKELVAWCEQNFRFTQRLRFA, from the exons ATGTCCGGTAGCTATTCTATTCCCGGTACCTTTATCGGTCGACCAACGCAGCGAGAAGACTTCTCGCATGAAACTGCCACCGTGAGCCTCGCTGGAGAGAGCTACTTCTTCAGTGGCCCAGCAAGAAGTTACGG TTCAGAGCTTGAGGATTATGGGGAGATCGCAGATCTCTACACAGAACATGATGTTGAGCGCCCATCATTCCTATATCTCGGCCCCAACAAGACTTTCTACACTCGTGTAGACGATGGAACTGAGGAGTGGGAGCTCCCTCAAGAGATAATCCGTGAAGGCTTGCAAGTGACACCCGACGCAGTTCGGTCTGCGGTCGACAGTCTTtggcttggtgttggcgacGCTTGGGTTGCACAGTATCGGGACTCTCGCTTCAGATTCGACCTCAAGGGCCAATATGCCAACCTGGAGCCGGTTTTGCGTCAGAAACAAGACCAGGAGGTCTCTATCAATGCGCTGGCATTAAATGTGGCTGATGGAAAGTCTTATGTCTGTGTCTTTAACGATGGAGATGTCGTGTACGAGGCTGGTTCAGCTCGCTTTGATGGAAAGGAACTTGTGGCTTGGTGTGAGCAGAACTTCAGATTCACTCAGAGACTGAGGTTCGCTTAG
- a CDS encoding hypothetical protein (EggNog:ENOG41): MSHTRTIFQLDSQPTWFENITLRPSGTILATRLDVPEIWEIDPEKSTGFKILRIPLPDDMPNPALTGICCLKPDVFAVAAGSFDMIGGAKPKPGSWSIWVADLAGEQAKVTKIADMPEIGMINGIATWNENTALVTDCLYGKVYKLSVATGSYNVALEDDTFTIPADASFQVGLNGIKIHRFSEQTHVYYTATSRFCVYRVPVTQEAQAAGPVETLAPGLVADDFAVARDGTMYVCTNISNTVVRIPATGGDAVVVAGEAKAFDVAGSTACVLGEDGGVLYVSTSGANAVPVDGKTEPAKIVEVKLS, translated from the coding sequence ATGTCTCATACTCGAACTATTTTTCAACTCGACTCTCAGCCAACGTGGTTTGAGAACATCACTCTCAGACCCAGCGGAACCATCTTGGCAACTCGCCTCGATGTCCCCGAGATCTGGGAAATTGATCCCGAGAAATCAACTGGCTTCAAGATCCTACGCATCCCCCTTCCAGATGACATGCCGAACCCAGCACTCACCGGCATCTGTTGTCTCAAACCTGATGTCTTCGCGGTAGCTGCAGGCTCATTTGACATGATCGGAGGTGCCAAACCTAAGCCTGGATCATGGAGTATTTGGGTCGCAGATCTCGCTGGTGAACAGGCAAAGGTGACCAAGATAGCCGATATGCCTGAGATTGGCATGATCAACGGCATAGCGACATGGAATGAAAACACTGCGCTCGTCACAGATTGCCTCTATGGCAAAGTATACAAGCTCAGTGTTGCCACAGGATCATACAACGTTGCTTTGGAAGACGACACATTTACAATTCCAGCTGATGCCTCTTTTCAAGTTGGCCTTAATGGTATCAAAATCCATCGCTTCTCAGAGCAAACTCATGTCTATTACACGGCGACAAGCCGTTTCTGTGTATACCGCGTACCCGTTACACAAGAAGCCCAGGCTGCAGGCCCTGTTGAAACGCTTGCGCCGGGACTTGTCGCGGATGATTTCGCTGTAGCTCGCGATGGGACCATGTACGTGTGCACCAACATATCCAACACGGTGGTACGAATCCCCGCTACTGGCGGAGACGCTGTCGTGGTGGCAGGCGAAGCAAAGGCGTTCGATGTCGCAGGCTCAACAGCGTGCGTGCTTGGTGAGGACGGGGGAGTTCTGTACGTTTCGACTTCTGGAGCAAATGCAGTGCCTGTGGATGGGAAGACAGAGCCAGCGAAGATCGTTGAAGTGAAGCTTAGCtag
- the FIP1 gene encoding cleavage polyadenylation factor subunit fip1 (EggNog:ENOG41~BUSCO:EOG09264OAU): MDIDDEDDFYVPDEPKTETAAPEDKKPKADDLEEGEEEDEGAAMDEDDDSDEDDSDIDIITERKDGTKPAPPQQSKYSDIRNIPQRTASSDVPTQPAPARKDSESRPSVNVAAPSADKTSAAASKSTIDVNVNPIHPGTGKPITQVNIDEDSDKPWRKPGTDISDYFNYGFDEFTWALYASKQETVRGEFGADVFAQNNKKMMEDFNMMMMGGMGMPGAGNSGAQQGGMPGGMDGMPPEMQAMMQQMMASGMDPSQMDPSQMNAMFSGMQNAGGAGAQGAQGGQGGNFGGGFGGNQGGFGYDQNMSGGGGGGGGRGGFGGRGRRGRW; this comes from the exons ATGGATatcgacgacgaggatgactttTATGTGCCAGATGAGCCAAAGACCGAGACCGCAGCTCCAGAGGATAAGAAGCCAAAAGCAGATGATCtagaagaaggcgaagaagaggatgagggtgCCGCtatggatgaggacgatgactctgatgaggacgacTCA gacatcgacatcatcacaGAGCGCAAAGATGGCACAaaaccagcaccaccaca ACAGTCCAAGTACAGCGATATTCGAAACATCCCTCAAAGAACAGCGTCAAGCGATGTGCCAACACAACCTGCGCCAGCACGCAAGGACTCCGAATCACGACCATCTGTCAACGTTGCTGCGCCAAGCGCCGACAAGACTTCTGCTGCGGCATCTAAATCAACGATAGACGTGAACGTAAACCCGATCCACCCTGGGACAGGAAAGCCTATCACTCAGGTCAACATTGACGAAG ACAGTGACAAGCCATGGCGGAAACCCGGTACCGATATTAGCGACTACTTCAACTACGGTTTCGATGAATTCACATGGGCCCTTTACGCTTCCAAGCAAGAGACCGTTCGGGGAGAATTCGGAGCTGATGTCTTTGCCCAGAACAataagaagatgatggaagacttcaacatgatgatgatgggcggTATGGGTATGCCAGGAGCCGGCAACTCGGGTGCTCAACAAGGGGGGATGCCTGGTGGAATGGACGGCATGCCTCCTGAAATGCAAGCCATGATGCAGCAGATGATGGCATCAGGTATGGACCCGAGCCAAATGGATCCCAGTCAGATGAACGCCATGTTCTCCGGTATGCAAAACGCTGGAGGAGCGGGTGCACAAGGAGCACAGGGTGGCCAAGGGGGCAACTTTGGCGGTGGTTTCGGCGGCAATCAAGGTGGTTTTGGGTATGATCAAAATATGTCTGGAGGtggaggcggcggcggcggccgGGGAGGATTTGGGGGTCGCGGACGTCGAGGGAGATGGTAG